Proteins from a genomic interval of Syngnathoides biaculeatus isolate LvHL_M chromosome 23, ASM1980259v1, whole genome shotgun sequence:
- the LOC133496639 gene encoding homeobox protein Nkx-2.4-like — protein sequence MSLSPGRNACTPFSVTDILHQGPMEDVYRRFGGAVEAGPGSLYRYQQHAAAAAAAAAAAAAQHQHQHQHQNLHQHQQQHLSASSSASGSYNAPTGVSHFSGSVGGLCGGGGGGEMPAYQDQSRGVGPAAAAWYSGPETRYAPISRLVSSCGGMGMHGGMSGGLSALDAGMKSALSAPPRRKRRVLFSQAQVFELERRFKQQKYLSAPEREHLAGLIHLSPNQVKIWFQNHRYKLKRQLKDCKAAQHQHDPGRSSSTSPKVVKVAKPSRGDSIPVTDAKLTAGQQLERVAREELEDREDASPSPPMGLHAHTDTALLDYTGGMLGSSVGSTLLYGRTW from the exons ATGTCCCTGAGCCCCGGCAGAAACGCCTGCACGCCCTTCTCGGTCACCGACATCCTGCATCAGGGCCCCATGGAGGACGTGTACCGGAGGTTCGGCGGGGCGGTGGAGGCCGGCCCGGGGAGCCTGTACCGGTACCAGCagcacgccgccgccgctgcagcTGCAGCAGCGGCCGCCGCCGCGCAACATCAGCACCAGCACCAGCATCAGAACCTCCatcagcaccagcagcagcacctCTCCGCTTCCTCCTCGGCCTCGGGCTCCTACAACGCGCCCACCGGCGTATCGCACTTCTCGGGATCGGTGGGGGGGctctgcggcggcggcgggggtggGGAGATGCCTGCCTACCAGGACCAGTCCAGGGGGGTCGGCCCAGCGGCGGCGGCCTGGTACAGCGGCCCCGAAACAAGATACGCGCCAA TTTCCCGCTTGGTGAGCTCCTGCGGCGGGATGGGCATGCATGGCGGGATGTCCGGCGGCCTATCGGCCTTGGACGCCGGCATGAAGTCGGCGTTGTCGGCCCCCCCGCGGAGGAAGCGTCGGGTCCTCTTCTCGCAGGCGCAAGTGTTCGAGCTGGAGCGCCGCTTCAAGCAGCAGAAGTACCTCTCCGCCCCCGAAAGGGAGCACCTGGCCGGCCTCATCCACCTCAGCCCGAACCAGGTCAAGATCTGGTTCCAGAACCACCGCTACAAGCTCAAGCGGCAGCTGAAGGACTGCAAGGCGGCCCAGCACCAGCACGACCCCGGCCGCTCGTCCTCCACCTCCCCGAAGGTCGTCAAAGTTGCCAAGCCGAGCCGGGGCGACTCCATCCCGGTGACCGACGCCAAGCTGACCGCGGGCCAGCAGTTAGAGCGGGTCGCCCGGGAGGAGCTGGAGGACCGGGAGGACGCTTCGCCCAGCCCACCGATGGGTCTGCACGCACACACGGACACGGCGCTGCTCGACTACACCGGCGGTATGCTCGGTTCATCGGTGGGCTCCACTTTGCTATACGGCAGAACTTGGTAG
- the LOC133496622 gene encoding homeobox protein Nkx-2.2-like: MSFGSGGARCGFSVRDLLDLPAGDSAVGTAYCGSGAEDPEEEEEEEEEEEADAEENTEEAPQLGRIKMSTLHADPGGSSASERRARKRRVLFSKAQTSELERRFRQQRYLSAAEREHLAGRIQLTPNQVKIWFQNHRYKTKRSLQEALRLLRPPRGFPAIPAVLLRDGKPTGQRVGGNPRELRLAFPVPVCGYARLVDPQQTLGRLTCSWNSNWS; the protein is encoded by the exons ATGTCTTTTGGAAGCGGCGGCGCGCGCTGCGGCTTCTCAGTTCGGGACCTTCTGGACCTGCCGGCCGGGGACTCTGCCGTGGGGACGGCGTACTGCGGGTCCGGTGCCGAAGacccggaggaggaggaggaagaggaagaggaggaggaggccgacGCCGAGGAGAACACCGAGGAGGCTCCACAGCTGGGCCGCATCAAAATGTCAA CGCTTCACGCGGATCCGGGCGGGTCCAGCGCCTCCGAACGCCGGGCGCGCAAGCGGCGCGTCCTCTTCTCCAAAGCGCAGACGTCCGAACTGGAGCGGCGCTTCCGCCAGCAGCGGTACCTGTCCGCGGCCGAGAGGGAACACCTGGCCGGCCGCATCCAGCTCACGCCCAACCAGGTGAAGATCTGGTTCCAGAACCACCGTTACAAGACCAAGCGCAGCCTGCAGGAGGCGCTGCGGCTGCTGCGGCCGCCGCGCGGCTTCCCAGCCATCCCGGCGGTTCTGCTGCGGGACGGCAAGCCGACGGGCCAGCGGGTCGGGGGGAACCCGCGGGAGCTGCGGCTGGCCTTTCCGGTTCCGGTGTGCGGTTACGCGCGTCTTGTCGACCCCCAACAGACCCTCGGACGGCTCACCTGCAGCTGGAACAGCAACTGGTCTTGA
- the LOC133496263 gene encoding protein CEBPZOS-like, whose amino-acid sequence MSPKSLGPLAKKLMKVVIVAELLGVFGVYALFHTMNTNQDFRSTMKRRFPSILEVYYKSNELAGVYGVRERDQLDWSTHPTDADDH is encoded by the exons aTGTCTCCCAAATCATTAGGACCTCTGGCCAAAAAGCTGATGAAAGTTGTCATTGTGGCTGAACTCCTCGGCGTCTTTGGAGTGTATGCACTCTTCCACACTATGAACACTAaccaag ATTTCAGGAGCACTATGAAGAGAAGGTTCCCATCCATTCTGGAGG TTTACTATAAGTCCAACGAGCTGGCGGGCGTCTACGGCGTGCGGGAGAGGGACCAACTTGACTGGTCCACGCACCCGACGG